CGGCCCAGTCTCTAATTTTAGAAAATTCATTACCCGAAGGTATATCGGCGAATGGGATGCAGAAGGTAATCCTGGGTGGATTCCCTTCCACCTTGTACGTTGCCCCTTTGGTACAGGTGCGTCTAGACTCTCAGCACTTCAAAGGTGAGTGTCGGTTGTCCGTGGTGGATAGTCTTCCCATAAAGGGGATTGACGTTATTTTGGCCAATGACTTAGCCCTAGGTTTGTTACCTAACTGTCCCATAGTAGTGGAAGATCCAGCGTGTGACGAGACCAGTCCAATTGCGGCGGTACAAACAAGGTCTCAGGCTCAATTCCAGGCACCACCAGAGTTAAGTACTTTGTTTGACTCTCCTCCTATACCACAGGTTACGAGTAGCCATACACCAGTCCCGCCCGTCCAGTTGCCGGTTCCTGAACACTGGACTCGAGCCCATCTGATAGAAGAGCAGAGGAAGGACCCTCAGGTACGGAAGTTGGCCAACACCCTAGACTCTCCTACGAAAGGAGGTGATCTGTATGTATGGTCAAGTGATGTACTGTGTCGCCGGCATCCTCCGAAATACCCCCAGTCAACTGAGGTGGGTGAGCAAATAGTCGTCCCAGCCGTGTTCAGATCTAGGCTGTTAGAGACGGCCCATGCCGATAGATTTGCTGGACATGGTGGGGTCTCGAAGACTTTCCAACGACTAGCCAAGTGTTTCTATTGGCCGCATATGAAGAAGGACGTACGTCGTTTTTGCAAAACCTGCCACACCTGCCAGATGGCAGGAAAAGCAAACCAGCCTGTCCCCAAAGCCCCTTTATGCCCCATTCCATCCATAGGTGAGCCCTTCGAGCACCTCATCCTGGATATAGTAGGCCCGCTTCCGCCTTCTACCTCAGGGGTGCAGTATTTGCTCACTATActagatcgggttagtaggtacccagaagcgatCCCCCTTAAGACCATCACTGCTAAGGTCTTGGTGAAACATCTGCTCTGGTTCGTCTCGCGATACGGTCTCCCTAAGACCATTCAGACGGATCAGGGATCGAACTTTGTCTCATTTGTTTCGCCAACAGATCACCAACCTGGGAATCCAACAGATTACCTCCagtgcctaccatcccgagtcTCAAGGAGCTTTGGAGCGTTTTCACCAGACGTTGAAGGGCATGCTTCGGAAGTTTTGCTATGACCGGCAGAGTAAGTGGGTTGACGAACTGCCCTACCTCCTATTTGCGGTAAGATCAGTGCCCAATGAATCACTAGGAATCTCCCCATTCGAGATGATTTATGGTCACTCAGTAAGGGGTCCCTTAGAAGTGGCACGAGACCATTGGCTAGACAAGGAAACCAACGAAGACGTTGTGGACTGGTTGTCTACAAACAAAGGCCGGTTGTTCTCTGCGTGGGAAATGGCTACGAGAACCTTAGAGAGTACGCAAAAAACCACCAAGAGCAGGTATGATAAGAGGACCAAACAAAGAGATTTCCTAGTAGGGGATCTGGTTTTGGTATGTACACCTACAGTAACTGGAAGTTTGAGCGCCAGATTTGTAGGTCCTTACCAGGTCTTAAAGAAGGTTACTAATCACAATTTCCTTCTTAATACTCCAGATCGCCGGAAGAAAGAAACTTTGGTTCATGTTAACATGATCAAAAAATATGAGGGTCGAGATATGCTCCCAATAACCATGGTGACCACTAAAGAGGACattgaggaagaggaagaggtatTAACTAACTCAGAGATTCTACTTAACTTGCAGGCAAAGTTGACACATGTGGCCGAAGGACATCAACCATCATTGTTGCAAATGATCCAGGAGTACAAGACTATCTTCAGAGATGTTCCAGGACTAACATCTGTCCTATGGCATGATGTCGTGCTGGAGGAAGGAATCCGGCCTAT
The window above is part of the Procambarus clarkii isolate CNS0578487 chromosome 16, FALCON_Pclarkii_2.0, whole genome shotgun sequence genome. Proteins encoded here:
- the LOC138365451 gene encoding uncharacterized protein, encoding MRLKYLGKQELVLVSAYLEIEIRASDSRVEILSKVHKHLKAEEKKESEAHSIKEGEEMASTEKEGKSSDVESDESELDISLLTVKMRELEIHREIEWKKLEIAKEREEKAREREDKKLEMERERLEKELEMRRLELEERKEERGHFAAKCRSSTGNNPHREVMLINSIVPPTSTLEKRKELFAPYTSQGYVASGHSGKPVVILRDSGAAQSLILENSLPEGISANGMQKVILGGFPSTLYVAPLVQVRLDSQHFKGECRLSVVDSLPIKGIDVILANDLALGLLPNCPIVVEDPACDETSPIAAVQTRSQAQFQAPPELSTLFDSPPIPQVTSSHTPVPPVQLPVPEHWTRAHLIEEQRKDPQVRKLANTLDSPTKGGDLYVWSSDVLCRRHPPKYPQSTEVGEQIVVPAVFRSRLLETAHADRFAGHGGVSKTFQRLAKCFYWPHMKKDVRRFCKTCHTCQMAGKANQPVPKAPLCPIPSIGEPFEHLILDIVGPLPPSTSGVQYLLTILDRITNLGIQQITSSAYHPESQGALERFHQTLKGMLRKFCYDRQSKWVDELPYLLFAVRSVPNESLGISPFEMIYGHSVRGPLEVARDHWLDKETNEDVVDWLSTNKGRLFSAWEMATRTLESTQKTTKSRYDKRTKQRDFLVGDLVLVCTPTVTGSLSARFVGPYQVLKKVTNHNFLLNTPDRRKKETLVHVNMIKKYEGRDMLPITMVTTKEDIEEEEEVLTNSEILLNLQAKLTHVAEGHQPSLLQMIQEYKTIFRDVPGLTSVLWHDVVLEEGIRPIKQHPYRLNPLKKRVVNKVTVADTYPLPRVEECLDAIGKARYLTKFDLFKGYWQVPLTEKAKPISAFVTPDGLFECQVMPFGMKNAASTFQRLMGIVLRDVENTLVYIDDVLIYDVNWQDHLRHIEDFFQAMLQSGLVVNLHKSEFARSSVIFLGHKVGGGWIEPKASKIEAIVQYPTPATRKDILRFLGMAGFYRKFVPNFSSIATPLTNLLKKGVKLLWNENCQEAFESLKAILISSPILRSPSFEDRFILTVDASDYGLGFVLSQTDEKGVEHPVAYHSKKFTPSQLNYSVIEKETLALISSV